In Candidatus Promineifilum breve, one genomic interval encodes:
- a CDS encoding transglutaminase TgpA family protein, giving the protein MTSIDRHTDTTGRWREGLLSLMLVWAMLLVASMAVLQADLIDGLHILPIVATLALLAGWLLGKSVFSERTAHFFALVYGLFIVFYLVGTTLPFDGPWRERILELLGRQFDWLQKAFDGGTSRDGIIFVIQTTAVFWLLGYLAGWYTFRQAHVWRVVVPTGIVLLSVVYYYNGPRPLLLYLAVYTLLALLFIAITHVTAEERGWRSAAVRFDRGIQFDFLRAGLVAALLALLLAWSLPGLKANTSISAAMAGAGGPWRAFQDTWTRLFSSLRSYGAGTSDPYQDTLVLGGPRTVGNTLVMDVQVAKELPYGVYWQAIAYDTYEDGGWRATESDLDELIHYPDDGPLDVPFSTSRTVITQTVTNYLPNSSFLYAAPEVISSDRQMVVDATFDPNGRTLITSLRSRFILRQGDQYQVTSRVSLADGNSLRAASTTYPQWVQDRYLQLPDTISPQTLALAEELTAGLTNPYDKAIAVRDYLRANIDYNDQIAAAPEGVDPVHYTLFDLGEAYCTYYASAMAVMLRAQGIPTRIISGYALGEYDEAQQSYRVRAVNAHSWVEVYFPDYGWIHFEPTQTIPVAERPSAGGGELTSVVDEALAPDPESLLPPEDQLDVERADGLLGGVGDESANQGLLGRAGVWQILVGLALLGVSGATILAGVRYNRRVEGDVDRSYIRLGEWAGWLGLPWRTTQTPYEQADTLVALVPEGQKPVRSLTRQYVLQRFSPAKEAEGDFDAHQEWRDLRPMLLRKRLTQLLSRPPKKK; this is encoded by the coding sequence ATGACTTCAATCGATCGGCACACGGATACGACAGGACGATGGCGCGAGGGCCTTCTCTCCCTGATGTTGGTCTGGGCCATGCTTCTCGTTGCCAGTATGGCCGTGCTCCAGGCCGACCTCATCGACGGCCTCCACATCCTGCCCATCGTCGCCACGCTGGCGCTGTTGGCCGGTTGGCTGCTGGGCAAGAGCGTCTTCTCTGAACGCACCGCCCACTTCTTCGCCCTGGTCTATGGGCTATTCATCGTCTTCTACCTGGTGGGCACGACGCTGCCCTTCGATGGCCCCTGGCGCGAGCGCATCCTGGAGTTGCTCGGCCGGCAATTCGACTGGCTGCAAAAAGCGTTCGACGGCGGCACAAGCCGGGACGGCATCATCTTTGTCATCCAGACCACGGCCGTCTTCTGGCTGTTGGGCTATCTGGCCGGCTGGTATACCTTCCGCCAGGCCCACGTCTGGCGCGTGGTCGTGCCGACGGGCATTGTGCTGTTGAGCGTCGTCTATTACTACAATGGCCCCCGGCCCCTGCTGCTCTATCTGGCTGTCTATACTCTCCTGGCCTTGCTGTTTATCGCCATTACCCACGTGACGGCCGAGGAGCGCGGCTGGCGCAGCGCCGCCGTGCGTTTCGACCGGGGGATACAGTTCGACTTTTTGCGCGCCGGGCTGGTGGCGGCGCTGCTGGCGCTGCTCCTGGCCTGGAGCCTGCCGGGATTGAAGGCCAATACTTCGATCAGCGCGGCCATGGCCGGCGCGGGCGGGCCGTGGCGCGCCTTCCAGGATACCTGGACGCGCCTCTTCTCGTCGCTGCGCTCCTATGGCGCGGGCACGTCCGATCCCTATCAGGATACGCTGGTGCTGGGCGGGCCGCGCACCGTGGGCAACACGCTGGTCATGGACGTGCAGGTCGCCAAGGAACTGCCCTATGGCGTCTATTGGCAGGCCATCGCCTACGACACCTATGAGGATGGCGGCTGGCGGGCCACCGAGAGCGACCTGGATGAGTTGATTCATTATCCCGACGATGGGCCGCTCGACGTGCCCTTCTCCACGTCGCGTACGGTCATCACCCAGACGGTCACCAACTATCTGCCCAACTCCAGTTTTCTCTATGCCGCGCCGGAAGTGATCAGCAGCGACCGGCAGATGGTCGTCGATGCCACATTCGACCCCAACGGCCGCACGCTGATCACCTCGCTGCGCTCGCGCTTCATCTTGCGGCAGGGCGACCAGTATCAGGTCACCTCGCGCGTGTCGCTGGCCGACGGCAACAGCTTGCGCGCCGCGTCCACCACCTACCCGCAGTGGGTTCAGGATCGCTATTTGCAACTGCCGGACACCATCAGCCCGCAAACGTTGGCCCTGGCCGAGGAGCTAACCGCCGGCCTGACCAATCCCTACGACAAGGCGATTGCCGTGCGCGATTATCTGCGGGCCAACATCGACTACAACGACCAGATCGCCGCCGCGCCCGAGGGCGTCGATCCGGTGCATTACACCTTGTTCGACCTGGGCGAAGCGTATTGCACCTATTACGCCTCGGCCATGGCGGTGATGCTGCGCGCACAGGGCATCCCCACCCGCATCATCAGCGGCTACGCCCTGGGCGAGTACGACGAGGCCCAGCAGTCCTATCGCGTGCGCGCCGTCAACGCCCACTCCTGGGTCGAGGTCTACTTCCCCGATTACGGCTGGATTCATTTCGAGCCGACGCAGACCATCCCGGTGGCCGAGCGGCCGTCGGCGGGCGGCGGCGAGCTGACGAGCGTGGTGGATGAGGCCCTGGCCCCCGACCCGGAGAGCCTGCTGCCCCCCGAAGACCAGCTCGACGTTGAACGGGCCGATGGTTTGCTGGGCGGCGTGGGCGATGAGAGCGCCAACCAGGGGCTTCTGGGCCGCGCCGGTGTCTGGCAAATCCTGGTGGGGCTGGCCCTGCTGGGGGTGTCGGGGGCCACGATCCTGGCCGGCGTGCGCTATAACCGGCGGGTCGAGGGGGACGTGGATCGCAGTTATATTCGCCTGGGCGAATGGGCCGGCTGGTTGGGCCTGCCCTGGCGGACGACGCAGACGCCCTATGAGCAGGCCGACACGCTCGTGGCCCTGGTGCCGGAAGGGCAAAAGCCGGTGCGCAGCCTGACCCGCCAATACGTTTTGCAGCGCTTCAGCCCGGCGAAGGAAGCGGAAGGGGATTTCGATGCCCATCAGGAGTGGCGCGACCTGCGGCCGATGCTCTTGCGCAAGCGGCTGACCCAGCTCCTCAGCCGGCCGCCCAAGAAAAAGTGA
- a CDS encoding SURF1 family protein — translation MKTQVGRVARALVGRRWWWVTLLVLALMALLARLGFWQLDRLAQRREANAQLQAAIESAPIDLNAALAEFAGLAPDEVEAGLANRNVVMRGAYDFSQQRVVKLQSWQGQAGVHLLTPFVLEGTDTAVLVNRGWIPDAEHAAGLAFDTPAGRQTLTGYVALTETISRRTVDAVVPATLGEELFRVDVAALGEAMPLALLPFYVKLDAPEATAAQLPVPIPKEVDLSEGPHLSYAAQWFIFSLGLGIAYVVFVNRSLAQEDRQAPAESAAI, via the coding sequence ATGAAAACACAAGTGGGGAGAGTGGCGCGGGCGCTGGTCGGCCGCCGCTGGTGGTGGGTCACATTGCTGGTGTTAGCTCTGATGGCCTTGCTGGCCCGGTTGGGCTTTTGGCAACTGGATCGGCTGGCGCAGCGGCGCGAAGCCAACGCCCAACTCCAGGCCGCCATCGAGTCAGCGCCCATTGACCTGAACGCGGCGTTGGCCGAGTTTGCCGGCCTCGCGCCGGATGAGGTCGAGGCGGGTCTGGCGAACCGCAATGTGGTGATGCGCGGCGCGTATGACTTTTCGCAGCAGCGGGTGGTGAAGCTGCAAAGCTGGCAAGGGCAGGCCGGCGTCCATCTGCTCACGCCCTTCGTTTTGGAGGGCACGGATACGGCCGTGCTGGTCAATCGTGGCTGGATACCGGACGCCGAGCACGCCGCCGGGCTGGCCTTCGACACGCCGGCTGGGCGGCAAACGCTGACCGGCTACGTGGCCCTGACCGAGACGATCAGCCGCCGCACGGTCGACGCCGTCGTCCCTGCCACTCTTGGCGAAGAACTCTTCCGGGTCGACGTGGCCGCGCTGGGCGAGGCGATGCCGTTGGCCTTGTTGCCGTTCTACGTGAAACTGGACGCGCCCGAAGCGACGGCCGCGCAACTGCCGGTTCCCATCCCCAAAGAGGTCGATCTGTCCGAGGGGCCGCACCTGAGTTATGCGGCGCAATGGTTTATCTTCTCGCTAGGGCTGGGTATCGCCTACGTGGTCTTCGTCAATCGCTCGCTGGCGCAGGAAGACCGCCAAGCACCGGCTGAAAGCGCCGCCATATGA